Proteins encoded in a region of the Ptychodera flava strain L36383 chromosome 4, AS_Pfla_20210202, whole genome shotgun sequence genome:
- the LOC139132321 gene encoding sushi, nidogen and EGF-like domain-containing protein 1 produces the protein MPIKTWHKSVSTHYTHDPIFAKASSDELKVRLQGDCALIMDYARSINDSTSTYDPCYNDLLFPYGPEFGDNVNEKNDDGGSGEYFVSIPFPFFDENHDSLWVNTNGVISFLTEVMTFTPDPFPLDDNRRLVAPFWADVDTRDGGDVYYREVHDPNDHLLKQTKELIVQQFADHQKFEVTWLFIATWDDVAFFDSSAIGNLKRNTFQCVLATNGRHSFALYHYGNVTWTTGAASQGDPDTGLGGKPAQVGFNAGDGINFDVVNGSRTGDIVNIDTWSNVGVAGRFLFRIDNKIIEHGGCNTEGVLSVYPSFGYMLGGQRIYVSGPCFDNTVEISCKFGDNVVKATMDSAVVATCKTPILYEVGRIEFRLSTDGGVSFDKYRGLFTVVSEEYRTSIVKRVDSANWHTLNDLTIEWDTSEFLTSRLHVSLYCYVEDVHAGLKFITSLSPDPIDNSGRYTFTRQPENGVLFRAGVIRLSDHEVNFDE, from the exons ATGCCGATAAAAACCTGGCACAAGTCTGTGTCAACTCACTACACACACGACCCTATCTTCGCCAAGGCTTCATCTGACG AATTGAAAGTCAGATTACAAGGAGACTGCGCCCTTATCATGGATTACGCCAGGAGTATCAATGATTCAACCTCTACTTATGATCCATGTTATAACG ATCTGCTGTTTCCATACGGACCTGAATTCGGAGATAATGTAAATGAGAAGAATGATGATGGCGGTTCAGGAGAATACTTCGTCTCTATTCCATTTCCCTTCTTTGATGAAAATCACGATTCTCTCTGG GTGAACACAAATGGCGTGATTTCATTTTTAACCGAGGTTATGACGTTTACTCCTGACCCGTTTCCCTTGGATGACAACCGACGCTTGGTGGCGCCCTTTTGGGCAGATGTTGATACAAGAGACGGGGGCGATGTCTACTACAGAGAAGTTCATGATCCAAACGATCATTTGTTGAAGCAGACGAAGGAGTTGATTGTTCAACAGTTTGCAGACCATCAGAAATTTGAAGTGACGTGGCTTTTCATCGCAACATGGGATGACGTTGCTTTCTTCGATTCGTCTGCGATTGGAAATCTAAAG AGGAACACGTTCCAGTGTGTGTTAGCAACTAATGGAAGACACTCGTTCGCTCTCTATCACTATGGTAACGTGACATGGACAACCGGTGCTGCTAGTCAAGGTGATCCTGATACAGGATTGGGTGGAAAACCTGCTCAG GTCGGTTTCAATGCTGGAGATGGAATTAACTTTGACGTCGTCAATGGCTCAAGAACTGGCGACATTGTGAACATTGATACGTGGAGTAACGTCGGTGTGGCTGGTAGATTCCTATTCAGAATtgacaataaaataattgaacatGGGGGATGTAATACAGAGG GTGTACTGAGTGTCTATCCAAGCTTTGGCTACATGCTGGGAGGACAGCGTATTTATGTCTCAGGACCATGCTTCGACAATACTGTTGAAATATCCTGTAAATTTGGAGATAATGTTGTCAAGGCAACCATGGACAGTGCTGTCGTGGCAACGTGCAAGACGCCAATCTTATATGAAGTTGGCAGAATTGAATTTCGTCTATCAACTGATGGAGGTGtcagttttgataaatatcgTGGACTTTTTACCGTGG TGAGTGAGGAGTATAGAACATCAATCGTGAAGAGAGTTGACTCAGCAAATTGGCACACTCTGAACGATCTCACCATCGAGTGGGACACTTCAGAATTCTTAACCAGTCGATTACATGTCTCCCTCTACTGCTACGTAGAAGACGTACATGCCGGTTTGAAGTTCATTACAAGTTTGAGCCCAGACCCTATAGACAATAGTGGGCGTTACACCTTTACGAGACAGCCCGAGAACGGAGTTTTATTTCGCGCTGGGGTCATTCGTCTCTCGGATCATGAAGTCAACTTCGATGAGTAA